In one Actinomycetota bacterium genomic region, the following are encoded:
- a CDS encoding 4Fe-4S binding protein — protein sequence MKESTKRVFRLHGWRVDRAIHNYLYFTLYDIYVRGALYLTKVLVALLSRVEAAKYIPKFIFDRYHAKVLSRDDIVKILDLEETVMLGPDTTSRIVPYKHANKIILREPTHLAVMDCPCKKEMKDPCQPLASCIAVGRPVVDFWMEHCERLNVRRITREQALEIIDEHRKSGHINQAFFKVATGGSMGVLCNCCPKCCVSMRATALAQKIKGAQDITMYVPSGYTVEYDAEKCRLCGECAKACNFGAIEVVDGARSHYPEKCFGCGLCVENCANGAIKLIYEESERGLIPLDIDLAKEILG from the coding sequence ATGAAGGAATCGACGAAGAGGGTCTTCAGGCTGCATGGCTGGAGGGTAGACCGGGCCATCCACAACTATCTCTACTTCACGCTCTACGACATCTACGTGAGGGGGGCGTTGTACCTGACGAAGGTCTTGGTGGCGCTGCTATCGCGCGTGGAGGCGGCGAAGTACATCCCCAAGTTCATCTTCGACCGTTACCATGCCAAGGTGCTCTCGCGGGACGATATCGTCAAGATCCTGGACCTGGAGGAGACGGTGATGCTGGGCCCGGATACCACCAGCCGTATCGTGCCGTACAAGCACGCCAACAAGATCATCCTGCGCGAGCCCACGCACCTCGCGGTCATGGACTGCCCCTGCAAGAAGGAGATGAAAGACCCCTGCCAGCCCCTGGCCTCCTGCATCGCCGTGGGCAGGCCGGTGGTGGATTTCTGGATGGAGCATTGCGAGAGACTGAACGTGCGCCGCATCACCAGGGAGCAGGCACTGGAGATAATCGACGAGCACCGCAAGAGCGGCCATATAAACCAGGCCTTCTTCAAGGTGGCCACCGGCGGCAGTATGGGGGTACTCTGCAACTGCTGTCCCAAGTGCTGCGTCTCTATGCGCGCCACCGCCCTGGCCCAGAAGATCAAGGGGGCGCAGGACATCACCATGTACGTGCCCTCCGGCTACACGGTGGAGTATGATGCGGAGAAGTGCAGGTTGTGCGGAGAATGCGCGAAGGCCTGCAACTTCGGGGCCATCGAGGTGGTGGATGGGGCGCGCTCCCATTACCCCGAGAAGTGCTTCGGCTGCGGGCTCTGCGTGGAGAACTGCGCCAACGGTGCCATCAAGCTCATATACGAAGAGTCGGAGCGTGGGCTGATCCCGCTGGATATCGACCTCGCGAAAGAGATCCTGGGGTAA
- a CDS encoding 2-hydroxyacyl-CoA dehydratase family protein, giving the protein MDKGFVMREGENGFERAMGILEMIYKLPDSLSEEDVEAAKNFVFPELQQTVIGLLELPADRELELFFFRLLLGVLKEAQNAQAEGKKLVFIPFTFPPEIFYSFDNIFPICTEIVGGLITNICYGQGERFWDYAMGMGLPDSLCSANTIGTMPFFMGPGLKADAIVYNSAGSCNPNAKIHAFASDYLGIPQFLLEKPVDESPRGRELFRQYLKRFIKELEEWSGSEMREERLREVMKKSYQAVELYNEFWELKKARPCPVPNIFSMTLLVLRSQLWGRQEAVDVMQKMVDMSKERLRKGEYTASEELARVYITYIYWLFDFYGYFTWMEKEGITILGDILAIHYFPEMDFSSKESMLEGLADITFDYPMTRQMGGESISMRWLDDIIYAAQDLGADACIFGGVHACKHTLGTAAYFRREMMKRTGLATLMLTGDVFDKRHTPMEMLQEEVKTFVDQVVARKKSQDKKKAKTAGE; this is encoded by the coding sequence ATGGATAAGGGTTTCGTCATGCGGGAGGGCGAGAACGGCTTCGAGCGCGCCATGGGCATCCTGGAGATGATCTACAAGCTCCCCGACAGCCTGAGCGAGGAGGACGTGGAGGCCGCGAAGAACTTCGTCTTCCCGGAACTGCAGCAGACCGTCATAGGGCTGCTGGAGCTGCCGGCCGACCGGGAGCTGGAGCTCTTCTTCTTCCGCCTCCTGCTGGGCGTGCTCAAGGAAGCGCAGAACGCCCAGGCGGAGGGCAAGAAGCTCGTATTCATCCCCTTCACATTCCCCCCCGAGATCTTCTATTCCTTCGACAACATCTTCCCCATCTGCACCGAGATCGTAGGAGGGCTGATCACCAATATCTGCTATGGCCAGGGGGAACGGTTCTGGGATTACGCCATGGGGATGGGGCTTCCCGACTCCCTCTGTTCCGCCAACACCATAGGGACCATGCCTTTCTTCATGGGGCCGGGGCTCAAGGCAGACGCCATCGTCTACAACTCCGCCGGGAGCTGTAACCCCAACGCCAAGATCCATGCCTTCGCCTCCGACTACCTGGGCATCCCCCAGTTCCTCCTGGAGAAACCGGTGGACGAGTCGCCGCGAGGACGTGAGCTCTTCCGCCAGTATTTGAAAAGGTTCATCAAGGAGCTGGAGGAGTGGTCCGGTTCGGAGATGAGGGAGGAGAGGCTGCGCGAGGTCATGAAGAAGTCCTACCAGGCGGTGGAACTGTACAACGAGTTCTGGGAACTCAAGAAGGCCAGGCCCTGCCCGGTGCCTAATATCTTCAGCATGACCCTGCTGGTGCTGCGCAGCCAGTTGTGGGGCAGGCAGGAAGCCGTGGACGTCATGCAGAAGATGGTGGACATGTCCAAGGAGAGGTTGCGCAAGGGCGAGTACACCGCCTCCGAGGAACTGGCCCGGGTCTATATCACCTATATTTACTGGCTCTTCGACTTTTACGGCTACTTCACCTGGATGGAGAAGGAAGGGATAACCATCCTCGGAGACATCCTGGCCATCCATTACTTCCCGGAGATGGACTTCTCCTCCAAGGAGAGCATGCTCGAAGGCCTGGCGGATATAACCTTCGACTACCCCATGACGCGGCAGATGGGTGGGGAGTCCATCTCCATGCGCTGGCTGGACGACATCATCTACGCCGCACAGGACCTGGGGGCGGACGCCTGCATCTTCGGCGGCGTCCACGCCTGCAAGCACACCCTGGGCACGGCGGCATACTTCCGCCGGGAGATGATGAAGAGGACCGGCCTGGCCACCCTCATGCTCACCGGGGACGTCTTCGACAAGAGGCACACTCCCATGGAGATGCTGCAGGAAGAGGTGAAGACCTTCGTGGACCAGGTGGTCGCGAGGAAGAAGAGCCAGGACAAGAAAAAGGCTAAGACGGCGGGGGAATAG
- the dnaB gene encoding replicative DNA helicase: protein MSNVIQAFDRHDHLPPHSLEAEESVLGSMLLSQEAIAEVSEVLTAQDFYKESNGIIYDAALSLFASGEPVDPVTIGESLRAQGNLEKVGDRSYILNLVSSVPTPANARYYAEVVSRLSIYRRLIAAASRVAAVGYSAPEDLADALDEAEDAVFKVGQRKRRESIKPIKELMESTFEDLEKIAEGTMETGVLTGFTDLDELTMGLQPSDLIVVAARPSMGKTSLALNIADHVAVEERIPVAIFSLEMSASELTKRMLCSRARVNSQRLKSSFKDDDVWQRLSDAAGELTSASIFIDDNADIGVMELRSKIRRLKTQHDIGLVIIDYIQLMASDRRQENRVQEIATISRGLKVIGRDFNIPVIAVSQLSREPEKHNREPILSDLRESGAIEQDADLIIFIHREEVRDQDNEEVRGRASVKVAKHRNGPIGPVKLTFQAQYARFLNYSRREE from the coding sequence ATGAGCAACGTGATCCAAGCCTTCGACCGCCACGACCACCTGCCGCCGCACAGCCTGGAAGCGGAGGAGTCGGTGCTGGGCTCCATGCTCCTCTCGCAGGAGGCTATCGCCGAGGTCTCCGAGGTCCTCACCGCGCAGGACTTCTACAAGGAATCCAACGGCATCATCTACGACGCCGCCCTCTCCCTCTTCGCCTCCGGTGAGCCCGTGGACCCGGTCACCATCGGAGAGTCCCTGCGCGCCCAGGGCAACCTGGAGAAGGTGGGGGACCGCTCCTACATCCTCAACCTCGTGTCCTCGGTCCCCACCCCGGCCAACGCCCGTTACTATGCCGAAGTGGTCTCGCGCCTCTCCATCTACCGCCGCCTCATCGCGGCGGCGTCCCGGGTGGCGGCGGTGGGTTACAGCGCCCCCGAGGACCTGGCCGACGCCCTCGACGAGGCCGAGGACGCCGTCTTCAAGGTGGGCCAGCGCAAGCGGCGGGAGAGCATCAAGCCAATCAAGGAACTCATGGAGAGCACCTTCGAGGACCTGGAGAAGATAGCCGAGGGGACCATGGAGACCGGTGTGCTCACCGGCTTCACCGACCTCGACGAGCTGACCATGGGGCTGCAGCCCTCCGACCTCATCGTGGTGGCCGCCCGCCCCTCCATGGGAAAGACCTCGCTGGCGCTGAACATCGCCGACCACGTGGCGGTGGAGGAGAGGATACCGGTGGCCATCTTCAGCCTGGAGATGAGCGCCTCCGAGCTGACCAAGAGGATGCTGTGCTCGCGGGCCCGCGTCAACAGCCAGAGGCTCAAGTCGAGTTTCAAGGATGACGACGTCTGGCAGCGCCTCTCGGACGCGGCGGGGGAACTGACCTCGGCGTCCATCTTCATCGACGACAACGCGGATATCGGCGTCATGGAGCTGCGCTCAAAGATAAGGCGTCTCAAGACCCAGCACGACATCGGGCTGGTGATCATCGACTACATCCAGCTCATGGCCTCGGACCGCCGCCAGGAGAACCGAGTGCAGGAGATCGCGACCATCTCCCGCGGCCTCAAGGTCATCGGCAGGGACTTCAACATCCCGGTCATCGCCGTCTCCCAGCTCTCCCGCGAACCGGAGAAGCACAACCGTGAGCCCATCCTCTCCGACCTCAGGGAATCGGGGGCAATCGAGCAGGACGCCGACCTCATCATCTTCATCCACCGCGAGGAGGTGCGCGACCAGGACAACGAGGAGGTGAGGGGTCGGGCCAGCGTCAAGGTGGCCAAGCACCGCAACGGCCCCATCGGCCCGGTGAAACTGACCTTCCAGGCCCAGTACGCCCGCTTCCTCAACTACAGCCGCCGCGAGGAATGA
- the rpsR gene encoding 30S ribosomal protein S18: MSPNQGRKPGGREKRSREGYARKPRKKVCYFCSEKMDFIDYKDVSLLKKYVSEKGKIRPRRVTGNCAQHQARLALAIKSAREMALLPYTSRQSEVK; encoded by the coding sequence ATGAGTCCGAACCAGGGAAGAAAACCCGGCGGCAGGGAGAAGAGGTCCCGTGAGGGATACGCACGTAAGCCGCGCAAGAAGGTCTGTTACTTCTGCTCCGAGAAGATGGATTTCATCGACTACAAGGACGTCTCCCTGCTCAAGAAGTACGTCTCGGAGAAGGGCAAGATACGCCCGCGCCGCGTCACCGGCAACTGCGCCCAGCACCAGGCCAGGCTGGCCCTGGCCATCAAGAGCGCTCGGGAGATGGCCCTCCTCCCCTACACTTCGCGCCAGAGCGAGGTCAAGTAA
- a CDS encoding acyl-CoA dehydrogenase family protein gives MNGLDLFPFPKNRLQKTDLDLAASLQGLVEKQVMEKRLELKEDYAGLLEPMFGRLMTEIGLQKMFWPEKHGGDEHNHPAASYTVAAALEQIGRADVGLAFLAAHSLALQAAIVLEDDYQEDKVAAVAPMFCEGDKPLIVSFVLPAFSEEEGAPEWRGKGFQVKARGGAGGWTLNGRAVRPTCSGADAGLLGVFCAVEGEDEPAFILVPGDAPGLKRGKEFLKTGLAASRNADLDFSDVKVPGVNCAWRGDEGMFRLLSWYYLGLAATGAGALLATYEIIKEWGDNRVIKGRGHIFKDNPLTAALMGEIAKEIVIDRLLAYDLAGMLAEPDVYGGAGSQALFTSALMLAHQVFVSAEYTINRTMELMASAGYAKEWQLERYWRDVKTVQCYLGAYELAKHDFARWFYQTKSL, from the coding sequence ATGAACGGCCTGGACCTTTTCCCTTTTCCAAAGAACCGGCTTCAGAAGACAGACCTCGATCTGGCCGCCAGCCTGCAGGGCCTGGTCGAGAAGCAAGTGATGGAAAAGCGCCTGGAGCTGAAGGAGGACTACGCGGGACTGCTCGAGCCCATGTTCGGCAGGCTCATGACGGAGATCGGCCTGCAGAAGATGTTCTGGCCGGAGAAGCACGGGGGCGACGAGCACAACCACCCCGCCGCCTCCTACACCGTCGCCGCGGCCCTGGAGCAGATCGGCCGGGCCGACGTCGGCCTGGCTTTCCTGGCCGCCCACAGCCTGGCCCTGCAGGCTGCCATAGTCCTGGAGGACGACTACCAGGAGGATAAGGTCGCGGCGGTAGCGCCCATGTTCTGCGAGGGGGACAAACCCCTCATCGTTTCCTTCGTGCTCCCCGCTTTCAGCGAGGAGGAAGGCGCACCGGAATGGAGGGGCAAGGGTTTCCAGGTCAAGGCTAGGGGCGGCGCGGGCGGATGGACCTTGAACGGCAGGGCAGTAAGGCCGACCTGCTCCGGCGCCGACGCCGGCCTCCTCGGCGTTTTTTGCGCCGTGGAGGGAGAGGACGAACCAGCCTTCATCCTGGTGCCAGGCGACGCTCCCGGGCTGAAGCGGGGAAAAGAGTTCCTGAAGACGGGCCTTGCGGCTAGCCGCAACGCCGACCTGGACTTCTCGGACGTCAAGGTCCCCGGCGTCAACTGCGCCTGGAGGGGTGATGAGGGCATGTTCCGGCTGCTCTCATGGTACTACCTGGGCCTCGCGGCCACGGGAGCCGGTGCCCTCCTGGCCACCTACGAGATCATCAAGGAGTGGGGGGACAACCGCGTGATCAAGGGGCGGGGGCACATCTTCAAGGACAACCCGCTCACCGCCGCCCTCATGGGAGAGATCGCCAAGGAGATAGTGATCGACCGGTTGCTCGCCTACGACCTGGCGGGCATGCTGGCCGAGCCGGATGTCTACGGCGGGGCCGGTTCGCAGGCCCTGTTCACCTCGGCCCTCATGCTGGCGCACCAGGTCTTCGTCTCGGCGGAGTACACCATCAACCGCACCATGGAACTCATGGCTTCCGCCGGTTACGCCAAGGAATGGCAGTTGGAGCGCTACTGGCGGGACGTAAAGACGGTTCAGTGCTACCTGGGGGCCTACGAGCTGGCCAAACACGACTTCGCGCGCTGGTTCTATCAGACCAAGTCCTTGTAG
- a CDS encoding acyl-CoA dehydrogenase family protein has translation MKTIDDFTRPVEYVTPLDEPFGAIVREWADKEVIPFRREYDEDWEEHRLIYPPIRKLLGEYGLQRFFFPEDLGGWGMGHSNYVFTAVCRLLEEMARADSSMCVAIGVVLWPILFITLEPHVNRRLCKEFGPMFCETTEAVFSCLAMTEPQGGSDIENVELLGGNTIQTTAVQDGDEWVINGHKLWPTNTGGVADLIAVVCTTNPGSSDPRDIAIIFVPAHFPGVTQSGPYEKAGMAADKNGDIWFENVRVPLWYRAHGPGDDALYYGEIVSVGNWGTAAMSVGVMMNVFERLGEFSESMAYRGRSIKEDDAVAGVLADYASTIEALRILAYQGARMLDRSDLYGERWSPEMVARMRALRYFAVDRCIEATGRVMNFMEAHGADRDWDVEKHWRDMKMLQFWLGGKQLCQMEVARWFYECETI, from the coding sequence ATGAAGACCATCGACGACTTCACCCGGCCCGTAGAATACGTGACGCCCCTGGACGAGCCCTTCGGCGCCATCGTCCGCGAATGGGCCGACAAGGAGGTCATCCCTTTCCGCAGGGAGTATGACGAGGACTGGGAGGAGCACCGTCTCATCTACCCTCCCATCAGGAAGCTGCTGGGGGAATATGGGCTGCAGCGCTTCTTCTTCCCGGAGGACCTGGGGGGATGGGGCATGGGCCACTCCAACTACGTCTTCACCGCCGTGTGCCGCCTCCTGGAGGAGATGGCCCGGGCGGATTCCAGCATGTGCGTGGCCATCGGGGTGGTGCTCTGGCCCATCCTTTTCATCACCCTGGAGCCGCATGTCAACCGGCGCCTGTGCAAGGAGTTCGGCCCCATGTTCTGCGAGACCACGGAGGCCGTCTTCTCCTGCCTGGCCATGACCGAGCCCCAGGGCGGCTCCGACATCGAGAACGTGGAGCTGCTCGGGGGGAACACCATCCAGACCACCGCGGTGCAGGACGGGGACGAGTGGGTGATCAATGGGCACAAACTGTGGCCCACCAACACCGGCGGGGTGGCGGACCTCATCGCCGTGGTCTGCACCACCAACCCCGGCTCCTCCGATCCCCGGGACATCGCCATCATCTTCGTGCCCGCCCACTTTCCCGGCGTGACCCAGAGCGGGCCTTACGAGAAGGCGGGGATGGCGGCGGACAAGAACGGCGATATCTGGTTCGAGAACGTGCGCGTCCCCCTCTGGTACCGAGCGCACGGTCCTGGCGACGACGCCCTCTACTACGGCGAGATCGTCTCCGTGGGGAACTGGGGCACCGCGGCCATGTCCGTGGGGGTGATGATGAACGTCTTCGAGAGACTGGGGGAGTTCTCGGAGAGCATGGCCTACCGCGGCCGTTCCATCAAGGAGGACGACGCCGTCGCGGGGGTCCTGGCCGACTACGCCTCCACCATCGAGGCCTTGCGCATCCTGGCCTACCAGGGAGCGCGCATGCTCGACCGCTCCGACCTCTACGGGGAGAGGTGGAGCCCGGAGATGGTGGCCAGGATGCGCGCCCTCAGGTATTTCGCGGTGGACAGGTGTATCGAGGCCACGGGGAGGGTAATGAACTTCATGGAGGCCCACGGCGCCGACCGCGACTGGGACGTGGAGAAACACTGGAGGGACATGAAGATGCTGCAATTCTGGCTGGGCGGCAAGCAGCTCTGCCAGATGGAGGTTGCCCGCTGGTTCTACGAGTGCGAGACCATTTGA
- a CDS encoding acyl-CoA dehydrogenase family protein, translating into MRTIDDFTRPLEYISPMDGLLGSIFREWAEKDVMPYRRQFDEDYLEHNLIHPPFNRLLGEYGLQRMIFPEDLGGWGMGKSNYMCVAAYRMFEEIARVDSGMAMAFGVVYWPLLFIALEPHENRRLLEEFAPMFCETNEAVFGALCMTEPQGGSDIENVEIVKGSTIQTTAVRDGDEWVINGHKLWPTNTGGLAKLMAVVCTTNPGSDDPNDIAVIYVRDDMPGVTQGAPYEKAGMAADRNGDVWYENVRVPFWYRAIGPGDDAKYFGEVMSTGNMGIIAWISGTMMNIYERLLDYTSMKRYRGKPLKEDDGVAGLLADFAANIEAIRIVGYQCARMCDRHDLYGPLWDPGLVAKMRAQRYFAMDRFMDVTGKVMNLMEAYGADRDWDVEKHWRDVKMLQMVEGSKQLCQIEVARWFYECETL; encoded by the coding sequence ATGAGGACCATCGATGACTTCACGCGCCCGCTGGAATACATATCGCCCATGGACGGCCTCCTGGGCTCCATCTTCCGCGAGTGGGCCGAAAAGGACGTGATGCCTTACCGCAGGCAGTTCGACGAGGACTACCTGGAGCACAACCTCATCCATCCCCCCTTCAACCGGCTCCTCGGCGAATACGGCCTGCAGCGGATGATCTTCCCCGAGGACCTGGGCGGATGGGGCATGGGCAAATCGAACTACATGTGCGTGGCCGCCTACCGTATGTTCGAGGAGATAGCCCGCGTCGACTCCGGCATGGCCATGGCCTTCGGAGTCGTCTACTGGCCCCTTCTCTTCATCGCCCTGGAACCGCACGAGAACCGGCGCCTGCTGGAGGAGTTCGCGCCCATGTTCTGCGAGACCAACGAGGCGGTCTTCGGGGCCCTGTGCATGACCGAACCCCAGGGCGGCTCGGACATCGAGAACGTGGAGATCGTGAAAGGGAGCACCATCCAGACCACGGCGGTACGGGACGGGGACGAGTGGGTGATCAACGGCCACAAGCTGTGGCCGACCAACACCGGCGGGCTGGCCAAGCTCATGGCCGTGGTTTGCACCACCAACCCCGGCTCCGACGACCCCAATGACATCGCCGTCATCTACGTCAGGGACGATATGCCGGGGGTGACCCAGGGGGCGCCCTACGAGAAGGCGGGCATGGCGGCGGACCGCAACGGCGACGTCTGGTACGAAAACGTGCGCGTGCCCTTTTGGTACCGCGCCATCGGCCCCGGGGACGACGCCAAGTACTTCGGCGAGGTCATGTCCACCGGCAACATGGGCATCATCGCCTGGATCTCCGGGACCATGATGAACATCTACGAGCGGCTCCTCGATTACACCAGCATGAAACGTTACCGCGGCAAGCCGTTGAAGGAGGACGACGGCGTGGCGGGCCTGCTGGCCGACTTCGCCGCCAACATCGAGGCCATCAGGATCGTCGGCTATCAATGTGCCCGCATGTGCGACCGCCACGACCTCTACGGACCACTGTGGGACCCCGGCCTGGTGGCCAAGATGCGCGCCCAGCGCTATTTCGCCATGGACCGCTTCATGGACGTCACCGGCAAGGTGATGAACCTCATGGAGGCCTATGGAGCGGACCGCGACTGGGACGTCGAGAAGCACTGGAGGGACGTGAAGATGCTCCAGATGGTGGAGGGCTCGAAACAGCTCTGTCAGATCGAGGTGGCCCGATGGTTCTACGAGTGCGAGACCCTCTGA
- a CDS encoding TetR/AcrR family transcriptional regulator: MSTLSRRERERQQRRNDIVEAAEALFSEKGFKGTTMQEISERVELSKGTIYLYFKSKEELYLSVCVKGVAGFGEDLEAAAASAGGIEDIVKAVYMAYIKHSLEKPAIFRVLRDTFIEQVRQNLSPETIEEISGYIKGWLELESGLLEEGIERGIFREDLDPYGFSLTAWRTSTGLIELALLNEPGVVEHEDLDRFFQQSIDLLVEGAKSGAKRAVRKAASR; the protein is encoded by the coding sequence ATGTCCACCCTATCAAGGCGGGAACGCGAAAGACAGCAGCGCAGGAACGATATCGTGGAAGCTGCGGAAGCGCTCTTCTCCGAGAAGGGTTTCAAGGGCACCACTATGCAAGAGATCTCCGAGAGGGTGGAGCTCTCCAAGGGGACTATCTATCTGTACTTCAAGAGCAAGGAAGAGCTCTACCTCTCGGTGTGCGTAAAGGGCGTCGCGGGATTCGGAGAGGACCTGGAGGCCGCCGCGGCGTCGGCGGGCGGGATCGAGGACATCGTAAAGGCCGTGTACATGGCGTACATAAAGCATTCCCTTGAAAAGCCGGCCATCTTCCGCGTACTCAGGGACACCTTCATAGAGCAAGTTAGGCAGAACCTCTCCCCCGAGACCATCGAGGAGATCAGCGGTTACATCAAGGGTTGGCTCGAGCTGGAGAGCGGCCTCCTCGAGGAGGGCATCGAGCGCGGCATCTTCCGCGAGGACCTCGACCCTTACGGCTTCAGCCTCACGGCCTGGAGGACATCCACCGGGCTCATCGAGCTGGCGCTGCTCAATGAACCAGGCGTCGTGGAACACGAGGACCTCGACCGCTTCTTCCAGCAGTCAATCGATCTGCTCGTCGAGGGCGCCAAGTCCGGCGCTAAGAGGGCTGTGCGCAAGGCGGCTTCAAGATAG
- the ssb gene encoding single-stranded DNA-binding protein produces MAGLNNVVLIGNLTRDPELRYTPSGLPVATLRLAVNRNFTNQQGEIETDYFNVIVWRNQAEKCAEYLSKGRQVAITGRLQSRSWEANDGQKRSVVEVVADRVVFLGRRDRQEGGMSDLVEVDLTEDDLSTDLEARVEDEVVF; encoded by the coding sequence ATGGCTGGTTTGAACAACGTGGTGCTGATCGGGAACCTGACGCGGGATCCCGAACTCAGGTACACCCCGAGCGGATTGCCGGTTGCGACGCTGCGCCTCGCCGTCAACCGCAATTTCACCAACCAGCAGGGCGAGATAGAGACCGACTACTTCAACGTCATCGTCTGGCGCAACCAGGCGGAGAAGTGCGCGGAATATCTCAGCAAGGGACGCCAGGTAGCCATCACCGGCCGGCTGCAGAGCCGCAGCTGGGAGGCTAACGATGGACAGAAGAGGTCCGTCGTGGAGGTCGTGGCCGACCGCGTCGTCTTCCTGGGTCGCCGCGACCGCCAGGAGGGCGGCATGAGCGACCTGGTCGAGGTGGACCTCACCGAGGACGATCTCTCCACCGACCTGGAGGCCCGCGTGGAAGACGAGGTGGTCTTCTAA
- a CDS encoding 2-hydroxyacyl-CoA dehydratase family protein encodes METTTTLSRETEIYNDYVKEWKDKGGKVVGYSCVATPVELIEAAGLLPYRIKALGNSDTELADGEMSLFNCSFCRACLQLGLDGTYDFLDGLIETNGCDHLRAMFENWQHRKKLDCFYYLKVPHFYRDDSLAYFEENLGLLKGLLEEKSSVKVTDEALDEAIHGWETVREKWRELSALRELDTPKVTGSEALALEIKGSSMLSGDFVAMLSRFIAERKDAVGTKPAARLMVCGPATDEVEWFEEIERLGAVVVADVLCFGSRAFVTAPPASDGSPLHRLAEAYLSSIFCPRMYKEYERRRDLIRETARRARVDGAIYLYNKFCDLHGVDSVIVRRDLEEAGIPVLVLEKEYSAKADIGRVKTRVQAFMERIGGVA; translated from the coding sequence ATGGAGACGACCACGACCCTGAGCAGGGAGACCGAGATATACAACGACTACGTCAAGGAATGGAAGGACAAGGGCGGCAAGGTGGTGGGGTATTCCTGCGTGGCCACCCCGGTGGAGCTCATCGAGGCGGCCGGCCTGCTCCCCTACCGCATCAAGGCCCTGGGCAACTCCGACACCGAGCTGGCCGACGGGGAGATGTCCCTCTTCAACTGCTCCTTCTGCCGCGCTTGCCTGCAGTTGGGCCTGGACGGCACCTACGATTTCCTCGACGGGCTCATCGAGACCAACGGCTGCGACCACCTGCGGGCCATGTTCGAGAACTGGCAGCACCGGAAGAAACTCGATTGTTTCTATTATCTCAAGGTGCCCCATTTTTACCGGGACGACTCCCTTGCTTACTTCGAGGAGAACCTGGGCCTTCTGAAGGGCCTCCTGGAGGAGAAGTCCTCCGTCAAGGTGACCGACGAGGCCCTTGATGAGGCCATTCATGGCTGGGAAACGGTAAGGGAAAAGTGGCGGGAGCTCTCCGCCCTGCGCGAGCTTGATACGCCCAAGGTCACCGGCAGCGAGGCCCTCGCGCTGGAGATAAAGGGCTCGTCCATGCTCAGCGGGGACTTCGTCGCCATGCTCTCGCGGTTCATCGCGGAGCGGAAAGATGCGGTGGGGACGAAACCCGCGGCCAGGCTTATGGTCTGCGGTCCAGCCACCGACGAGGTGGAATGGTTCGAGGAGATCGAGCGACTGGGGGCCGTGGTGGTGGCCGACGTTCTCTGCTTCGGCTCCCGCGCCTTCGTCACCGCCCCGCCGGCGAGCGACGGCAGCCCCCTGCACCGGCTGGCCGAGGCCTATCTCTCCAGCATCTTCTGCCCGCGTATGTACAAGGAATACGAGCGGCGCCGGGACCTCATCCGGGAGACGGCGCGCCGGGCTCGGGTGGACGGGGCCATCTACCTCTACAACAAGTTCTGCGACCTGCACGGCGTGGACTCCGTCATCGTGCGGCGGGACCTGGAGGAGGCGGGGATACCGGTGCTGGTGCTGGAAAAGGAGTACAGCGCCAAAGCGGACATCGGGAGGGTCAAGACCCGGGTGCAGGCCTTCATGGAGAGGATAGGAGGTGTGGCGTGA
- the rplI gene encoding 50S ribosomal protein L9, translating into MKVILIADVEGLGDRGDVVEVKDGYANNMLIPKGLAVRSTKGKAKEATQVAKEKMAKADRELKRAEDTAQTITGHTFEVAAKAGEEGKLFGTITSKDVAAMLARDLHIEVDRKKIHMDEHIKTVGFHEARIKLHPQVEAIVHLKVIPE; encoded by the coding sequence TTGAAGGTCATCCTGATAGCGGATGTGGAGGGACTGGGCGACCGTGGCGACGTGGTCGAGGTGAAGGACGGCTACGCCAACAACATGCTCATCCCCAAGGGGCTCGCCGTGCGCTCGACCAAGGGCAAGGCGAAGGAGGCCACCCAAGTGGCCAAGGAGAAGATGGCCAAGGCTGACCGTGAGCTGAAAAGGGCGGAGGACACCGCCCAAACCATAACCGGACACACCTTCGAGGTGGCCGCCAAGGCCGGCGAGGAGGGAAAGCTCTTCGGGACCATCACCTCCAAGGACGTCGCGGCCATGCTCGCGAGGGACCTGCATATCGAGGTGGACCGCAAGAAGATCCACATGGACGAGCACATAAAGACGGTGGGGTTCCACGAGGCGCGCATCAAGCTGCACCCCCAGGTCGAGGCCATCGTCCATCTCAAGGTGATACCGGAATAG